In Citrobacter sp. RHB25-C09, the following proteins share a genomic window:
- the qseE gene encoding two component system sensor histidine kinase QseE/GlrK, whose amino-acid sequence MKRWSLFPRSLRQLVTLAFLLILLPLLVLAWQAWQSLNALSAQAALTNRTTLIDARRSEAMTNAALEMERSYRQYCVLDDARLAKVYQSQRKRYSEMLDAHAGVLPDNKLYQALRQDLNDLTQLQCQNSGPDPIAAARLEAFAHANTEMVQTTRTVIFSRGQQLQQEIAERGQFFGWQALVLFLVSLAMVLLFTRMIIGPVKGIERMINRLGEGRSLGDSVTFTGPRELRSVGQRIIWLSERLSWLESQRHQFLRHLSHELKTPLASMREGTELLADQVVGPLTAEQKEVVGILDSSSRNLQKLIEQLLDYNRKLADSAIELESVEIAPLVDMVVSAHSLPARAKMMHTDVELTAEHCLAEPMLLMSVLDNLYSNAVHYGAESGNIRIHSRQQGATVIIDVINTGTPIPEAESAMIFEPFFQGSHQRKGAVKGSGLGLSIARDCIRRMQGELYLVDENAQEVCFRIALPLSATRND is encoded by the coding sequence TTGAAGCGCTGGTCCCTATTTCCCCGATCCCTTCGACAGCTGGTGACGCTGGCATTCTTGTTGATTCTGTTACCGCTCCTGGTACTCGCCTGGCAGGCGTGGCAAAGCCTCAACGCGCTGAGCGCTCAGGCGGCGCTGACTAACCGCACCACGCTTATTGACGCGCGTCGCAGTGAAGCAATGACCAACGCCGCGCTGGAGATGGAGCGCAGCTATCGCCAGTATTGCGTACTTGACGATGCCAGACTGGCGAAGGTCTATCAGAGCCAGCGTAAACGCTACAGCGAGATGCTGGATGCGCATGCCGGCGTCTTACCGGACAATAAGCTTTATCAGGCGTTGCGTCAGGATCTGAACGATCTCACCCAGTTGCAATGTCAGAATAGCGGGCCTGATCCGATCGCCGCAGCGCGACTGGAGGCTTTTGCTCACGCCAACACGGAAATGGTCCAGACAACGCGCACGGTGATTTTCTCTCGCGGGCAGCAGCTACAGCAGGAGATCGCCGAGCGCGGACAGTTCTTCGGCTGGCAGGCGCTGGTGCTGTTCCTTGTCAGTCTGGCGATGGTGCTGCTGTTCACACGTATGATCATCGGGCCGGTAAAAGGCATTGAACGTATGATTAACCGGCTGGGGGAAGGGCGTTCGTTGGGCGATAGCGTGACGTTTACCGGGCCGCGCGAATTGCGTTCCGTAGGACAGCGTATCATCTGGCTGAGCGAGCGCCTCTCATGGCTGGAATCCCAGCGCCATCAATTCTTACGCCATCTTTCCCATGAGTTAAAGACGCCGCTGGCCAGCATGCGAGAAGGCACCGAACTGCTGGCGGATCAGGTTGTCGGACCGCTGACGGCGGAGCAAAAAGAGGTGGTTGGCATTCTGGATAGCAGCAGCCGGAACTTGCAAAAGTTGATTGAGCAACTGCTTGATTACAACCGCAAACTGGCGGACAGCGCGATTGAATTGGAAAGCGTAGAGATTGCTCCCCTGGTCGATATGGTGGTTTCTGCTCACAGTCTCCCTGCTCGCGCTAAAATGATGCATACCGATGTTGAATTGACAGCGGAGCACTGTCTGGCAGAGCCGATGCTGCTGATGAGCGTACTGGACAATCTTTATTCCAATGCGGTGCACTACGGGGCTGAATCCGGTAACATCCGTATTCACAGTCGCCAGCAAGGGGCAACGGTTATCATTGATGTTATTAACACCGGAACACCGATCCCTGAAGCGGAGAGTGCCATGATTTTTGAGCCTTTTTTCCAGGGAAGCCATCAGCGAAAAGGGGCGGTGAAGGGCAGCGGACTGGGACTAAGTATCGCCAGAGACTGTATCCGCCGTATGCAGGGAGAACTGTATCTTGTCGATGAGAATGCACAAGAAGTCTGCTTCCGTATCGCGCTGCCGCTTTCAGCAACAAGAAACGATTAA